One stretch of Roseimicrobium sp. ORNL1 DNA includes these proteins:
- a CDS encoding sialate O-acetylesterase, with amino-acid sequence MACKNVLPLLGLALLASSLSAEITLAPPFQNGAVIQRDKPAPVWGRATPGKWVTVAFAGQTKKTTASGDGRWQVSLDPLSASAEGRVLSVTEEGLPAKEVADVLVGEVWLCSGQSNMEWTVSNTTPGNKAEAAKGPVPLLRLFQIPKGSNNKRQETVNAKWMPATPETSQYFSAVGFFFGKMLTEELKVPVGVINSSWGGSRIEPWWADEGLKEVPDFAGLYKQRITKQPGFPEYDAQMPQYIASVREWTNAADKAVAAGAPVPDQPAAPAVLTSGFQAETGLYQAMIHPMVPFALRGFLWYQGESNSAEGMAYTAKQNALIAGWRKQFNAPEAPFLHVQIAPYFYHEAAVHTVPQFWWAQQQILKTPHTGMAVTNDIGNPKDIHPQEKMEVARRLLLWAMADAYGKKDTVVSGPLYAGFKITDQGVVISFTHTGSGLATRDGKALNWFEIAGEDGQFQQAEAKISEDGKTVIVSSPKVAKPDRVRFAWSQVAEPNLRNKEGLPAAAFHTHWPVDPTLGENILRDKPYTSSHKNTYGWDAGLTDGVWGNNAPNCYATDALPGFPKTVTADLGSVQDIQAIVYGTPNVGSTKTVAVSISEDGKTFTEVGRNDFAPKKDGRAQAKFPPKKARYIRVTFVAQHTQQDQFPADFAFLSELEAYAPKK; translated from the coding sequence ATGGCGTGCAAAAATGTTCTTCCGCTCCTCGGCCTCGCGCTCCTCGCGTCATCCCTCTCTGCTGAAATCACCCTCGCACCGCCGTTTCAGAATGGCGCGGTGATTCAGCGTGACAAGCCCGCACCCGTTTGGGGTAGGGCGACTCCTGGCAAGTGGGTCACAGTCGCCTTCGCTGGCCAGACCAAGAAGACCACCGCATCCGGCGACGGTCGCTGGCAGGTCTCTCTGGATCCACTTTCCGCCAGCGCCGAGGGCAGGGTCTTGAGTGTCACGGAAGAGGGGCTCCCCGCGAAGGAAGTCGCGGACGTGCTGGTGGGCGAAGTGTGGCTCTGCAGTGGCCAGTCCAACATGGAGTGGACTGTTTCCAACACCACGCCGGGCAACAAGGCGGAAGCGGCGAAGGGTCCGGTGCCGCTGCTGCGACTCTTCCAGATTCCCAAAGGTTCCAACAATAAGCGTCAGGAGACCGTGAACGCAAAGTGGATGCCTGCCACTCCGGAAACGTCGCAGTATTTCTCCGCGGTAGGCTTCTTCTTTGGCAAGATGCTGACGGAAGAGTTGAAGGTGCCCGTGGGTGTGATCAACAGCTCGTGGGGTGGCTCGCGCATCGAGCCCTGGTGGGCGGATGAAGGGCTGAAGGAGGTCCCTGATTTTGCCGGTCTCTACAAGCAGCGCATCACGAAGCAGCCAGGCTTCCCCGAATACGATGCCCAGATGCCGCAGTACATCGCCAGTGTACGCGAATGGACGAATGCGGCAGACAAGGCGGTGGCGGCCGGAGCACCTGTTCCGGACCAGCCAGCGGCGCCCGCCGTCCTGACTTCAGGCTTCCAAGCTGAAACCGGTCTGTATCAGGCCATGATACATCCCATGGTGCCCTTCGCCCTGCGAGGTTTCCTTTGGTATCAAGGCGAGTCGAACTCCGCCGAAGGCATGGCCTACACGGCGAAGCAGAACGCGCTCATCGCTGGCTGGCGGAAGCAGTTCAATGCGCCTGAGGCTCCCTTCCTCCATGTGCAAATCGCGCCCTACTTCTACCACGAAGCCGCGGTTCACACGGTTCCGCAGTTCTGGTGGGCGCAGCAGCAGATCCTGAAGACCCCGCATACCGGCATGGCGGTGACGAATGACATCGGCAATCCCAAGGACATCCATCCGCAGGAGAAGATGGAAGTTGCGCGCCGCCTCCTGCTGTGGGCCATGGCGGATGCGTATGGGAAGAAAGACACTGTCGTCTCAGGTCCGCTGTATGCAGGATTCAAGATCACGGATCAGGGCGTTGTGATCTCCTTCACGCACACGGGCAGCGGCCTCGCGACTCGCGATGGCAAGGCTCTCAACTGGTTTGAGATCGCCGGTGAGGACGGACAGTTCCAACAAGCGGAAGCGAAGATTTCCGAGGATGGCAAGACGGTGATCGTCAGCAGTCCGAAGGTGGCGAAGCCAGATCGCGTGCGCTTTGCGTGGTCGCAGGTTGCGGAACCGAATCTCAGAAACAAGGAAGGCCTGCCCGCTGCGGCATTTCACACGCACTGGCCGGTGGACCCGACGCTGGGTGAAAACATTCTGCGCGACAAGCCCTACACCTCCAGCCACAAGAACACCTACGGCTGGGACGCTGGTCTGACTGATGGCGTGTGGGGCAATAACGCACCCAACTGCTACGCCACCGACGCACTGCCCGGCTTCCCCAAGACAGTGACGGCGGACCTTGGCTCAGTGCAGGACATCCAGGCCATCGTGTATGGCACTCCGAATGTCGGCTCCACGAAGACCGTGGCCGTCTCCATCAGCGAGGATGGGAAGACCTTCACCGAAGTCGGGCGCAATGATTTCGCACCGAAGAAGGATGGTCGTGCCCAGGCGAAATTCCCACCGAAGAAGGCTCGCTACATCCGCGTCACCTTCGTGGCCCAGCATACGCAGCAGGATCAGTTCCCTGCGGACTTTGCCTTCCTGTCCGAGCTTGAGGCGTATGCGCCCAAGAAGTGA